The Neorhodopirellula lusitana genome contains a region encoding:
- a CDS encoding PP2C family protein-serine/threonine phosphatase, with protein MAEPSPSLNSKSDPVCIANHNVLLVEDSETDAVIIKMNLSRDARFVVTHAKSLGQAFGVLGEAEITVIILDLNLPDSVGIETFDSIHARYPALPVVILSGEEDVELALQAVANEAQDYLPKKDVNPQLLTRSLLYAIERQARLLAERHNSIVESELQVARTIQQQMLPTQAPILAGYEIAAVCEPTKQCGGDFFDFLQLGEGILDFVVGDVSNHGFGSALIMVGARRALRTCARMHGDVGKILTVANQSIFEDTGGEHFVTLFYGRLNPVDHVLTYSAAGHPVWMISADGTIQALESHGLPLGLIEENQYNDTETIALHPGDLLLAPTDGAYEAMNEHGDHYGTDRMFEVVAKNRDKSTAEIRDALIADIRHFCQPLQPFDDVTVAILKVQD; from the coding sequence ATGGCTGAACCTTCGCCTTCCCTGAACTCCAAGTCCGACCCTGTCTGCATCGCGAATCACAACGTGTTGTTGGTCGAGGACAGCGAAACCGATGCAGTCATTATCAAGATGAACCTGAGCCGCGATGCGCGGTTTGTGGTCACTCACGCGAAGTCGCTTGGACAAGCATTTGGAGTTTTGGGCGAAGCCGAAATCACCGTCATCATCTTGGACCTCAATTTGCCCGACAGTGTGGGAATCGAAACATTTGATTCGATCCACGCTCGGTATCCAGCCTTACCCGTTGTAATTTTAAGCGGTGAAGAAGACGTCGAACTCGCGTTACAGGCGGTCGCAAATGAAGCCCAAGATTACCTGCCTAAAAAGGACGTAAACCCGCAACTGTTAACCCGCTCGTTGCTCTATGCCATCGAACGCCAAGCGAGATTGCTGGCCGAACGACACAACTCAATTGTTGAGAGCGAACTCCAGGTCGCTCGTACGATTCAACAGCAAATGCTGCCCACCCAGGCACCGATCCTGGCGGGCTACGAAATCGCAGCGGTTTGCGAGCCCACCAAACAATGCGGCGGTGACTTCTTTGACTTTTTGCAACTCGGTGAAGGGATTCTGGATTTTGTCGTGGGCGACGTCAGCAACCATGGTTTTGGTTCCGCGTTGATCATGGTCGGTGCTCGCCGTGCACTTCGAACCTGTGCCCGGATGCATGGCGACGTCGGGAAGATCTTGACGGTGGCCAATCAGTCGATTTTTGAAGATACCGGCGGCGAGCACTTCGTGACCTTATTTTACGGTCGGCTGAATCCTGTGGACCACGTTTTAACGTACTCCGCTGCAGGTCACCCGGTGTGGATGATCAGTGCCGACGGCACGATCCAAGCATTGGAAAGCCACGGTTTACCGCTGGGACTGATCGAAGAGAACCAATACAACGACACCGAGACCATTGCCCTGCATCCAGGAGATCTGTTGCTCGCGCCCACCGATGGGGCCTACGAAGCAATGAACGAACACGGCGATCATTACGGCACCGATCGCATGTTTGAAGTCGTCGCCAAGAATCGCGACAAGTCCACCGCTGAAATTCGCGATGCGTTGATCGCTGACATTCGTCATTTCTGCCAACCACTGCAGCCATTCGATGACGTCACGGTGGCGATCCTGAAGGTCCAAGACTAG